The genomic segment TGCGGGTGCGTCGTTCATACGCGCGCGTCCTCCTCGGGCTCGTGGGGTTCGCCCTTTCACCCAGGGAGTGTTGGCCTGCCCCTGTCAACTGTCAATAGTTTCGACACCCACCCCGAAACATTCGATCCAGTCGGAGGGCGGGAGAGAGTCCATAACCCCAGCTCAATAAGCATGAGCACACGCTCGAATGAGGGACAATATCAACAGCCCCAATTCGCCACCTATGCAGTGCGCGCAGATACTTCGAATGTTTCGAAGAGGATTCCGATCGCGCCAAGATCGGCCGGGCGACGCCTCGGGGTCACTTCTTCGCGCCCACCATGCGCAGCACGAGGTCCGCGTAGAGGGAGCCGACCTCGTCGGGGGTGCGCGGGCCGTTGACGTTGAACCAGCGGGCCACGTCGATGCAGAGGGAGAGGACGGCGATGGTGGTGCCACGGACGTCGGGCACGTCGAAGTCGCCGGCGGCGACGCCGTCCTCGATGATGCCGCGCACGGCCGCGTCGTTCTCCCGGCGGAGGGTGACGATCTCGGCGCGGGCGTCGGGACCGAGGGCGTCGAGCTCGTACTGGACGACCCGGGCGACGGTGTGCTGACCGGCGTGCCAGCGGACGAAGGAGCGTACGGCCTCGGCGAGGCGGTC from the Streptomyces sp. NBC_00310 genome contains:
- a CDS encoding TetR/AcrR family transcriptional regulator, which gives rise to MSAAEETAGDEPQPWGEVNPDAARRLLVAAVEAFAERGYHATTTRDIAGRAGMSPAALYIHYKTKEELLHRISRIGHEKALDVLRRAAETEGSPADRLAEAVRSFVRWHAGQHTVARVVQYELDALGPDARAEIVTLRRENDAAVRGIIEDGVAAGDFDVPDVRGTTIAVLSLCIDVARWFNVNGPRTPDEVGSLYADLVLRMVGAKK